In a genomic window of Bordetella petrii:
- a CDS encoding substrate-binding domain-containing protein yields the protein MHDATSQTSSLKLAIAPGVPSSHLSALLALQREEEPEVTIAFFEVAGDELVAGLRDGRYDAGISLEGLSDPPLKSQPLWSESMAVAMQMRSPLLAQAKPTVAELLDYPIFRWQAEICPLLDQRLSSLMPANQTNTVQSVTSFEMMALWVAAGYGVGVSAQSRIGHAHGWGIGMRPLFDGPYEIVTHLQRLDGQVNPVSDRFERRALQIAKVGAT from the coding sequence ATGCACGACGCCACCAGTCAGACTTCCAGCCTCAAGCTTGCTATTGCGCCTGGCGTACCCTCATCGCATCTCTCGGCATTGCTTGCGCTACAGCGTGAGGAAGAGCCGGAAGTCACCATCGCCTTTTTCGAGGTCGCAGGCGACGAACTGGTTGCGGGACTTCGTGACGGCCGCTACGACGCAGGCATATCGCTTGAGGGTTTGAGCGATCCGCCCTTGAAAAGCCAACCTCTGTGGAGTGAGAGCATGGCCGTTGCCATGCAGATGCGGTCCCCCTTACTGGCCCAGGCGAAGCCCACGGTCGCCGAGCTACTGGACTACCCCATTTTTCGCTGGCAGGCGGAAATCTGCCCTCTGTTGGATCAGCGGCTGTCCTCCCTCATGCCGGCGAACCAAACGAACACTGTTCAGAGCGTAACTTCCTTCGAGATGATGGCGCTATGGGTCGCCGCTGGCTACGGCGTCGGGGTATCCGCGCAATCACGCATTGGGCACGCGCATGGATGGGGGATCGGCATGAGGCCGCTTTTTGACGGCCCCTACGAAATCGTGACGCACCTTCAGCGACTCGACGGGCAAGTCAACCCTGTTTCTGATCGGTTCGAGCGCAGAGCGCTGCAGATTGCCAAAGTCGGAGCAACGTAG